The Litchfieldia alkalitelluris genome has a window encoding:
- the purQ gene encoding phosphoribosylformylglycinamidine synthase subunit PurQ, with protein sequence MRFAVIVFPGSNCDVDMYHAIKDELGEEVEYVWHDVDNLDSFDGILLPGGFSYGDYLRTGAIARFSNVMNAIVKAAEEGKPVLGVCNGFQILLEAGLLPGAMRRNQNLKFMCRPTELVVVNNETYFSAEYAKGEVISIPIAHGEGNYYCDQETLSLLENNNQIVFKYNSNPNGSLSDIAGIMNEKGNVLGMMPHPERAVDSLLGSADGLKLFKSIVKQWRLSTNVVTS encoded by the coding sequence GTGAGATTTGCAGTCATCGTGTTTCCGGGCTCCAACTGTGATGTAGATATGTATCATGCAATTAAGGATGAACTTGGCGAAGAAGTAGAGTATGTATGGCATGATGTGGATAATTTAGATTCTTTTGATGGAATTCTATTACCTGGTGGCTTTTCATATGGAGATTATCTTCGCACTGGGGCAATTGCTCGTTTTTCAAATGTTATGAATGCGATCGTGAAAGCTGCTGAAGAAGGAAAGCCAGTGCTTGGTGTATGTAATGGATTCCAGATTTTGTTAGAAGCTGGACTTTTACCAGGGGCAATGAGACGTAATCAAAACCTAAAATTTATGTGCCGTCCAACTGAATTAGTCGTTGTAAATAATGAAACTTACTTCTCGGCTGAATACGCAAAAGGTGAAGTGATTTCAATTCCGATTGCACACGGTGAAGGAAATTATTACTGTGATCAAGAGACTTTAAGTTTACTAGAAAATAATAATCAAATCGTTTTTAAATATAATAGCAATCCGAACGGAAGTTTAAGTGATATTGCGGGAATTATGAACGAAAAAGGCAATGTGCTTGGAATGATGCCACATCCTGAGCGTGCAGTAGACAGTTTACTCGGAAGTGCTGACGGATTAAAGCTGTTTAAATCAATTGTAAAACAATGGAGGTTATCTACGAATGTCGTTACTTCTTGA